The following are from one region of the Aspergillus chevalieri M1 DNA, chromosome 1, nearly complete sequence genome:
- a CDS encoding mitochondrial 54S ribosomal protein mL41 (COG:J;~EggNog:ENOG410PSKU;~InterPro:IPR019189;~PFAM:PF09809): MFKPSQPMMARLRLTTKQVNGGYYKGTRSGSMGYFAKNGSYVIDWKKVRTYVVPEDLDQFKLTPFVTKAMAPTKSRYTAEVEKDGKFVTRERAFGGKDYLELWTSDNGQEVLEMERLERVEPETEPAQ, encoded by the exons ATGTTCAAGCCTTCGCAACCGATGATGGCGCGATTGCGCCTGACAACCAAGCAGGTCAACGGCGGCTACTACAAGGGAACTCGGAGCGGCTCGATGGGTTATTTCGCAAAGAACGGCTCTTATGTGATCGACTGGAAGAAAGTCCGGACATACGTTGTACCTGAAGACCTTGACCAGTTCAAA CTTACTCCGTTCGTGACCAAGGCCATGGCCCCGACGAAGAGCAGATACACCGCCGAGGTCGAGAAGGACGGCAAATTTGTTACACGAGAGAGGGCGTTTGGCGGAAAAGACTACCTCGAGTTATGGACATCGGATAATGGACAAGAGGTTCTTGAGATGGAGCGTCTTGAACGTGTGGAACCAGAGACGGAGCCCGCTCAATAG
- a CDS encoding sugar porter family MFS transporter (COG:G;~EggNog:ENOG410PKV4;~InterPro:IPR005829,IPR005828,IPR003663,IPR036259, IPR020846;~PFAM:PF00083,PF07690;~TransMembrane:12 (i9-27o69-90i97-117o123-141i153-171o183-206i271-294o314-334i341-365o371-395i416-434o440-457i);~go_component: GO:0016020 - membrane [Evidence IEA];~go_component: GO:0016021 - integral component of membrane [Evidence IEA];~go_function: GO:0022857 - transmembrane transporter activity [Evidence IEA];~go_process: GO:0055085 - transmembrane transport [Evidence IEA]) has product MGNMQGERLGIAQIFLVACPSFILFGYNQSGVGGLVDFPSCTRQFPAIDTVNTTGAQKSHNATVQGAVIASYTIGALFGSLICTWIGDILGRRRTIFTGALIALIGQALECTAYALAQFTVGRVILGFGVGMLAATVPVWQSECAPPNKRGRNVVLTGMFIAFGFALTQWVNFGFYHIQEQSASWRGSLAIPALFSFTIMASIFFLPESPRWLVLRNRSDSAQQSLASLRAKDITSPEVLQELHSIETSLEESSHGTIRLRDVFSANEDKLLYRFLLCVTLQFFQQMSGGTLISVYTPTIFEDDLDLSATLAKILAACALTWKFLSCFVGFFIIDRIGRRAAFMISGGGMGLCMVAMAVSTSFVGNHTASIISALFLFVYNFFLPLGFLGANFLYPAEVAPARLRVAVQSISTANQWLWMFVVAMVTPTAIAQIGYQYYIVYAVISLIIPPSVYLFYPETKNRSLEEVDQIFRESASIRAAVRASKKLPIRNDVLSGFEGKEKEVVEVE; this is encoded by the exons ATGGGAAATATGCAGGGTGAAAGGCTCGGAATCGCCCAGATCTTCTTGGTCGCTTGCCCGTCATTCATTCTCTTCGGATACAATCAATCTGGAGTTGGAGGATTGGTGGATTTTCCATCATGCACCAGGCAATTTCCCGCAATCGATACCGTTAATACGACCGGGGCTCAGAAATCCCACAATGCAACAGTGCAAGGTGCGGTGATTGCCTCTTACACGATCGGTGCTCTTTTCGGATCTCTTATTTGCACCTGGATTGGTGATATTCTCGGTCGTCGTCGCACTATCTTCACCGGGGCGCTCATTGCATTGATCGGACAAGCGTTGGAATGTACAGCTTATGCTCTGGCTCAATTCACCGTTGGCAGGGTCATTCTAGGATTCGGTGTCGGGATGCTAGCTGCCACGGTGCCAGTCTGGCAATCTGAATGCGCTCCACCAAATAAAAGAGGACGCAACGTCGTCCTCACCGGCATGTTCATCGCCTTCGGGTTCGCCCTGACCCAATGGGTGAATTTCGGCTTCTACCATATCCAAGAGCAATCAGCCTCCTGGCGAGGCTCACTAGCCATCCCAGCCTTATTCTCCTTCACCATCATGGCTAgcatcttcttcctccctgAATCCCCTCGCTGGCTAGTTCTCCGCAACCGCTCTGACTCAGCCCAACAATCCCTCGCCAGCCTACGCGCAAAGGACATAACCTCCCCGGAAGTCCTCCAAGAACTTCACTCAATCGAAACCTCCCTGGAAGAATCGTCTCACGGCACCATCCGCCTACGAGACGTCTTCTCCGCAAACGAAGACAAACTCCTTTACCGCTTCCTTCTCTGCGTGACCCTCCAGTTCTTCCAGCAAATGAGCGGCGGCACCCTCATCTCCGTTTACACACCCACAATATTTGAAGACGATCTGGATCTCAGTGCAACTCTCGCCAAGATCCTCGCCGCCTGCGCGCTGACATGGAAATTCCTCTCCTGCTTCGTGGGATTCTTCATAATCGACAGGATCGGACGTCGTGCCGCGTTCATGATCAGTGGTGGAGGCATGGGCCTGTGTATGGTTGCGATGGCAGTCTCGACGTCATTCGTGGGGAATCATACGGCGTCGATCATCTCAGCGCTGTTCCTGTTTGTGTATAACTTCTTCTTGCCGCTGGGTTTTCTGGGTGCGAACTTTTTGTATCCCGCCGAGGTTGCACCGGCCAGGCTCCGGGTTGCTGTGCAGTCGATTTCGACGGCGAATCAGTGGTTATG GATGTTCGTCGTCGCAATGGTAACACCCACCGCGATCGCCCAAATCGGATATCAGTACTACATCGTCTACGCCGTTATTTCTCTCATCATTCCGCCCTCCGTTTACCTCTTCTACCCGGAGACCAAGAACAGATCACTGGAAGAAGTCGATCAGATCTTCCGCGAATCGGCATCTATCAGGGCTGCTGTGAGGGCGTCGAAGAAATTGCCGATTCGGAATGATGTTTTGAGTGGGTTtgaggggaaggagaaggaggttgttgaggtGGAGTAA
- a CDS encoding HECT-type E3 ubiquitin-protein ligase (COG:O;~EggNog:ENOG410PFFK;~InterPro:IPR000569,IPR035983;~PFAM:PF00632;~go_function: GO:0004842 - ubiquitin-protein transferase activity [Evidence IEA]), whose product MEDMFQSFTGNARRPRQVNLGARNTNPFAAFPSGRTGHGPGPQNTLAIAQQERLARQQERDRLGATRLVQRAWRGYRSRKNTHGTWRVEWDTVEQERAGTSLPFDDVTGQAGLDVEGSVPYASAAGCLSQLRLLVQFLEPWDNGDVVRLVYFANAFQKTLHEIPTIATEGEWTTPLTRLAKVILRVLRSAPSSRVPAFASRYLLQLLTFLTNLIPKMMALLAQEYYSVMSLLTTNIEPLRRSNLSPDHLVQSVLALLRPITSETLTAYEWFARNYLVISDLPSYLGTLDGLANNINYKLLTSALRPLDAQFKSRLSNDRDVEARLWLLAYFIYFHRYALGSQAGGHQAPEPGFVKVVSELLNSTAVHVSQRLELEEAGDLDEITAKEPLPRFVKEQLFCLINQSNITGLLSQLHSTQGELANVDSVASHEAKTLATYALTLLRVFPRRGDDIRMWLYLGSATSGESGSRVPAIKYFWHASRSSRIFAAICQDSTKVLPFLKPTSEADSKFSAIPQTERDEEWTIILLFLELYTFVLKVMDDDEFFSSDSSFIASSNTKVSWTKESALPLREIKDMTVFLKNLAFTLYWNSADLNEDDTKQYAGDIRSYFTSLAPPSDQITSTKDIEIKNKEKGLPGVTGIPLDYFKGLVTGLLRMIHERDSRRKFLPDDHWLMTNRFDMEGFIPAVVAEEENRHQLQDDEDDEDQDDLMNETFEPSGLIGTGRAQQPRRIEALRRRQQQAARRKQLESVAPRLEILRNMPFFIPFPTRVQVFREFIHRDQMRRRHGAIDPDIWRMTVAQASMGRMDGRDLSQDVLTRQHADIKRESIFDDAYDKFYDLGEGLKEPIQITFIDKFNNPEAGIDGGGVTKEFLTSVTNEAFKSDQEFPLFQENDDHLLYPNPMAVEQRRELLRQSGYLERSTEWNEQVRDLLRRYEFLGRVVGKCLYEGILVDVHFAPFFLLKWALTGGTGSAQKESAYRANLNDMKDLDQGLYQGLLQLKNYPGDVEDFALNFTITDTVSLPSSGSRTMTRDLKANGSDIAVTNQNRLVYISYIARYRLQAQPALQTNAFLQGLGQIIQPSWLSMFNQAELQTLVSGESGDIDVADLRRNTLYGGVYVIGDDQQEHPTIKVFWEVMFNMTNEERQKVLKFVTSTPRAPLLGFSHLNPRFSIRDSSEDQERLPSTSTCVNLLKLPRYSNAETLREKLLYAVNSGAGFDLS is encoded by the exons ATGGAG GATATGTTTCAATCATTCACGGGCAACGCTCGCCGTCCGCGGCAGGTCAACCTCGGTGCCCGCAACACAAACCCATTCGCTGCCTTCCCCTCGGGACGAACTGGCCATGGCCCCGGCCCACAGAACACCCTTGCGATCGCCCAGCAGGAACGTTTAGCGAGACAACAGGAAAGGGATCGGTTAGGGGCAACCCGACTCGTACAGCGGGCATGGCGGGGCTATCGGAGCAGGAAGAACACACATGGCACGTGGAGGGTAGAATGGGATACTGTTGAACAGGAAAGGGCAGGGACTTCGCTACCGTTTGACGATGTGACAGGACAAGCGGGATTGGATGTTGAGGGGTCGGTCCCGTACGCATCGGCGGCCGGGTGTCTATCGCAGCTGAGACTCTTGGTCCAGTTTCTGGAACCCTGGGATAACGGTGATGTCGTGCGGTTGGTATACTTTGCCAACGCATTTCAGAAAACCTTGCACGAGATCCCGACAATTGCAACAGAGGGGGAATGGACTACTCCGCTTACGCGACTGGCAAAGGTGATTCTCCGGGTGCTGCGCTCGGCGCCATCGTCGAGGGTGCCGGCCTTCGCTTCGAGATATTTGCTGCAACTCCTGACTTTCCTTACAAACTTGATACCCAAGATGATGGCACTGCTCGCCCAAGAGTACTATTCTGTCATGTCCCTGTTGACGACAAACATCGAGCCCCTCCGTCGATCGAACCTATCTCCCGACCACCTTGTTCAAAGTGTCCTTGCTCTCCTTCGACCTATTACGTCCGAGACTCTCACTGCATACGAATGGTTTGCAAGGAACTATCTTGTTATTTCAGATTTACCTTCGTATTTAGGGACACTTGATGGATTGGCGAATAACATCAATTACAAACTGCTCACGTCGGCTTTGAGACCCCTGGATGCCCAGTTTAAGAGCCGTCTATCAAATGATAGGGATGTCGAGGCTCGACTCTGGCTACTCGCATACTTCATCTACTTCCATCGATACGCGTTGGGAAGCCAGGCGGGGGGGCATCAGGCACCGGAGCCTGGCTTTGTGAAGGTCGTCTCAGAATTGTTGAACTCGACAGCAGTACATGTCTCACAACGCCTGGAGCTGGAGGAAGCAGGTGACCTTGATGAAATTACGGCGAAAGAGCCACTGCCCCGGTTTGTCAAAGAGCAGCTATTCTGCCTTATCAATCAGAGCAACATCACTGGACTTCTGTCTCAGCTTCACTCAACACAAGGAGAATTGGCAAACGTTGACTCGGTCGCTTCTCACGAAGCCAAGACTCTTGCCACTTATGCTCTGACGCTCCTGAGAGTCTTTCCTCGACGTGGAGATGACATCCGCATGTGGCTCTACTTGGGTTCTGCTACGTCGGGTGAGTCAGGATCAAGGGTTCCAGCAATCAAGTATTTCTGGCATGCGTCGCGGTCTAGCAGGATATTTGCAGCGATTTGTCAAGATTCTACCAAGGTACTTCCTTTTTTGAAACCTACCAGCGAAGCGGATTCGAAATTTTCAGCAATCCCTCAGACTGAAAGGGACGAAGAATGGACGATTATCCTGCTTTTCCTTGAACTCTACACGTTTGTTCTGAAAGTAATGGACGACGACGAGTTTTTCTCCAGTGATTCCTCGTTCATAGCCTCTTCAAATACGAAGGTGTCATGGACCAAGGAAAGCGCTCTGCCGTTGAGGGAGATTAAAGACATGACCGTTTTCCTAAAGAACCTGGCTTTCACGTTGTACTGGAATTCAGCGGATCTAAACGAGGACGATACCAAGCAGTATGCTGGAGACATCCGAAGTTATTTCACTTCGTTAGCACCCCCGTCGGATCAGATTACTAGCACCAAGGATATTGAGATcaagaacaaagaaaagggTCTTCCTGGTGTCACAGGCATACCGCTTGACTATTTCAAGGGTCTTGTTACGGGATTGTTGAGAATGATCCACGAACGAGA CTCGAGACGCAAGTTCCTTCCCGATGACCATTGGTTGATGACGAATCGCTTCGATATGGAAGGTTTCATCCCGGCAGTCGttgcagaagaagagaaccggcatcaactgcaagatgacgaggacgacgaggatcAGGATGACTTGATGAACGAGACTTTTGAACCCTCTGGTTTAATTGGCACTGGCCGTGCTCAGCAGCCGCGACGTATCGAGGCTCTCAGACGCCGTCAGCAACAAGCCGCTCGCAGAAAGCAACTAGAATCAGTGGCACCTCGACTTGAGATACTTCGGAACATGCCGTTCTTCATTCCTTTCCCTACGAGAGTACAGGTCTTCCGGGAATTCATCCATCGAGACCAGATGCGCCGGAGGCACGGGGCTATTGATCCTGACATTTGGCGTATGACTGTTGCTCAGGCGTCAATGGGACGTATGGATGGTCGCGATCTAAGCCAGGATGTCCTGACCCGCCAACACGCAGATATTAAGCGCGAGAGCATTTTTGATGATGCTTATGATAAATTCTATGATCTGGGAGAAGGCCTGAAAGAGCCCATTCAGATTACCTTCATTGACAAATTCAACAACCCGGAAGCGGGAATCGATGGGGGTGGTGTGACCAAGGAGTTCTTGACTAGCGTTACTAACGAGGCCTTTAAATCGGACCAAGAGTTCCCTTTGTTTCAGGAGAACGATGACCACCTCCTGTACCCAAACCCCATGGCTGTTGAGCAGCGGAGAGAGTTGCTTCGACAGTCAGGATACCTGGAGCGCAGCACAGAGTGGAACGAACAGGTACGAGACTTGCTGCGACGGTATGAGTTCCTCGGGCGAGTTGTTGGAAAGTGTCTTTACGAGGGCATTCTTGTGGATGTTCACTTTGCGCCGTTTTTCCTGCTCAAGTGGGCTCTGACGGGCGGAACCGGTTCTGCACAGAAGGAATCGGCGTACCGAGCTAATCTCAACGACATGAAAGATCTTGACCAAGGTCTCTACCAAGGATTG TTGCAACTTAAGAACTATCCTGGCGACGTTGAGGACTTTGCGCTGAATTTTACCATCACTGATACCGTTTCCCTCCCGAGTTCTGGCAGCCGCACGATGACTCGCGACTTGAAAGCCAATGGATCGGATATCGCTGTTACGAACCAGAACCGACTGGTGTACATTTCGTATATTGCCCGGTACCGTCTTCAGGCACAACCAGCCCTTCAGACCAACGCATTTTTGCAAGGTCTTGGACAGATCATTCAACCCTCATGGCTATCTATGTTCAATCAGGCGGAGCTACAGACCTTGGTCAGCGGCGAGTCGGGTGATATCGATGTGGCAGACTTGCGACGCAACACCCTGTACGGAGGAGTGTATGTGATCGGAGACGATCAGCAAGAACACCCAACCATTAAGGTGTTCTGGGAGGTGATGTTCAACATGACGAACGAGGAGCGACAGAAGGTGTTGAAATTCGTGACCTCGACTCCGCGAGCACCACTTCTGGGTTTCAGTCATCTAAATCCCCGGTTCAGCATCCGCGACTCGAGTGAGGACCAGGAACGTCttcccagcaccagcacctgCGTGAATCTGTTGAAGCTGCCGCGCTATTCCAATGCGGAGACGCTGCGGGAGAAACTTCTCTACGCGGTCAACTCGGGGGCTGGATTTGACCTGAGCTAA
- the pab1 gene encoding polyadenylate-binding protein (COG:A;~EggNog:ENOG410PFWK;~InterPro:IPR000504,IPR002004,IPR003954,IPR006515, IPR035979,IPR012677,IPR036053;~PFAM:PF00658,PF13893,PF00076;~go_function: GO:0003676 - nucleic acid binding [Evidence IEA];~go_function: GO:0003723 - RNA binding [Evidence IEA]): MSADATTNPATDNPVNGTPETAAPASETTAAETTTVAANQPHSASLYVGELDPSVTEAMLYELFSSIGQVASIRVCRDAVTRRSLGYAYVNYNNTADGERALEDLNYTLIKGKPCRIMWSQRDPALRKTGQGNVFIKNLDSAIDNKALHDTFAAFGNILSCKVAQDEFANSKGYGFVHYETAEAANNAIKHVNGMLLNDKKVFVGHHISKKDRQSKFEEMKANFTNIYIKNIDQEVSDEEFRNLFEKFGEITSATLSRDQEGKSRGFGFVNFSTHESAQAAVEEMNDKEVKSQRLYVGRAQKKHEREEELRRQYEAARLEKASKYQGVNLYVKNLTDDIDDEKLRELFGPYGTITSAKVMRDASNVERIQSEEEKEEGKENEKEAEAEAEKPAEEQPAEGEEKPKKKTFGKSKGFGFVCFSSPDEASKAVTEMNQRMVNGKPLYVALAQRKDVRRSQLEASIQARNTIRQQQAAAAAGMPQPYMQPAVFYGPGQQGFIPGQRGGLAFPPQPGMVMGIPGGRPGQYPPFPQGGRGMGPNQQIPPNFAQGIPMGAIQGPGGIPNGMAYPQAMAQVQFGGRGGGRGGQVPGMPMRGGFGGRGGPMQGMGRGGGRGQNAPAQPAAQPEAPVAGGLTPQTLAAAPAPQQKQMLGEALYPKIQAQQPELAGKVTGMLLEMDNTELLGLLDDEEALRAKVDEALSVYDEYMKNKGTEGEAGEAKPQEAAPQEGEENKS; encoded by the exons ATGTCTGCCGACGCTACCACCAACCCCGCCACTGACAACCCTGTCAACGGCACCCCCGAGACCGCTGCTCCTGCCTCCGAGACGACTGCGGCCGAAACCACCACCGTTGCCGCCAACCAGCCTCACTCGGCTTCCCTCTATGTGGGTGAACTCGACCCCTCGGTCACCGAGGCCATGCTCTACGAgctcttctcctccatcGGCCAGGTCGCTTCCATCCGTGTGTGCCGCGATGCCGTCACCCGCCGCTCGCTCGGATACGCTTACGTTAACTACAACAACACCGCCGATGGTGAGCGCGCTCTCGAGGACCTCAACTACACCCTGATCAAGGGCAAGCCTTGCCGTATCATGTGGTCTCAGCGTGACCCCGCTCTCCGCAAGACTGGCCAGGGCAATGTCTTCATCAAGAACCTAGACAGCGCCATCGACAACAAGGCTCTCCACGATACTTTCGCCGCCTTTGGTAACATTCTGAGCTGCAAGGTCGCCCAGGATGAGTTCGCCAACTCCAAGGGCTACGGTTTCGTCCACTACGAGACCGCTGAGGCTGCCAACAACGCCATCAAGCACGTTAACGGCATGTTGCTCAACGACAAGAAGGTCTTCGTTGGTCACCACATctccaagaaggaccgcCAGAGCAAGTTCGAGGAGATGAAGGCCAACTTCACCAACATCTACATCAAGAACATCGACCAGGAGGTCTCTGACGAGGAGTTCCGCAACCTCTTTGAGAAATTCGGTGAGATCACCTCCGCCACTCTCAGCCGTGACCAGGAGGGCAAGAGCCGTGGTTTCGGTTTCGTCAACTTCTCGACCCATGAAAGTGCGCAGGCCGCCGTGGAAGAGATGAACGACAAGGAGGTCAAGAGCCAGAGGCTCTACGTTGGCCGTGCCCAGAAGAAGCACGAGCGTGAGGAGGAACTCCGCAGACAGTACGAAGCTGCCCGTCTGGAGAAGGCCTCCAAGTACCAGGGTGTCAACCTCTACGTCAAGAACCTAACGGACGACATTGATGACGAGAAGCTGCGCGAGCTCTTTGGCCCCTACGGTACCATCACCTCTGCTAAAGTGATGCGCGACGCCTCCAACGTCGAGCGCATCCAGtccgaggaggagaaggaggagggcAAGGAGAACGAGAAGGAGGCTGAGGCCGAGGCCGAGAAGCCCGCTGAGGAGCAGCCCGCTGAGGGTGAGGAGaagcccaagaagaagacctTTGGCAAGAGCAAGGGCTTCGGTTTCGTCTGCTTCAGCAGCCCCGACGAAGCCTCCAAGGCCGTCACCGAGATGAACCAGAGAATGGTCAACGGCAAGCCTCTCTACGTTGCCCTTGCTCAGCGCAAGGATGTCCGTAGAAGCCAGCTCGAGGCCAGCATCCAGGCTCGCAACACTATCAGACAACAGCaggccgctgctgccgctggcATGCCCCAGCCT TACATGCAGCCCGCCGTCTTCTACGGTCCTGGCCAGCAGGGTTTCATCCCTGGCCAGCGTGGTGGATTGGCTTTCCCTCCCCAGCCCGGTATGGTTATGGGTATCCCCGGTGGACGTCCTGGCCAGTACCCTCCCTTCCCTCAGGGTGGTCGTGGCATGGGTCCCAACCAGCAGATCCCCCCCAACTTCGCTCAGGGTATCCCCATGGGCGCTATCCAGGGCCCTGGTGGCATTCCTAACGGCATGGCCTACCCCCAGGCTATGGCTCAGGTGCAGTTTGGCGGAcgtggtggtggtcgtgGTGGCCAGGTTCCTGGCATGCCTATGCGTGGTGGCTTCGGTGGCCGTGGTGGTCCCATGCAGGGCATGGGCCGTGGCGGTGGTCGTGGACAGAACGCCCCCGCTCAGCCCGCCGCTCAGCCCGAGGCCCCTGTCGCTGGCGGTTTGACCCCTCAGACTCTTGCTGCTGCTCCCGCCCCGCAACAGAAGCAGATGCTCGGCGAAGCTCTTTACCCCAAGATCCAGGCCCAGCAGCCTGAGCTGGCTGGTAAGGTCACTGGTATGCTTCTGGAGATGGACAACACTGAGCTTCTTGGCCT GctcgatgatgaggaagctCTCCGCGCCAAGGTCGACGAGGCTCTCAGTGTTTACGACGAGTACATGAAGAACAAGGGCACTGAGGGTGAGGCTGGCGAGGCCAAGCCCCAGGAGGCTGCCCCTCAGGAGGGTGAAGAGAACAAGTCGTAA